In Pseudomonas sp. R76, one genomic interval encodes:
- a CDS encoding type III PLP-dependent enzyme — protein MSINVEDYFARATFDKMKAFADKQETPFVVIDTAMISQAYDDLRAGFEFAKVYYAVKANPAVEIIDLLKDKGSSFDIASIYELDKVMDRGVSPDRISYGNTIKKSKDIRYFYEKGVRLFSTDSEADLRNIAKAAPGSKVYVRILTEGSTTADWPLSRKFGCQTDMAMDLLILARDLGLVPYGISFHVGSQQRDISVWDAAIAKVKVIFERLKEEDGIHLKLINMGGGFPANYITRTNSLETYAEEIIRFLKEDFGDDLPEIILEPGRSLIANAGILVSEVVLVARKSRTAVERWVYTDVGKFSGLIETMDEAIKFPIWTEKKGEMEEVVIAGPTCDSADIMYENYKYGLPLNLAIGDRLYWLSTGAYTTSYSAVEFNGFPPLKSYYV, from the coding sequence ATGTCGATCAACGTCGAAGATTATTTCGCGCGCGCCACTTTTGACAAAATGAAGGCGTTCGCCGACAAGCAAGAAACCCCGTTCGTGGTGATCGACACCGCGATGATCAGCCAGGCCTACGATGACCTGCGCGCCGGTTTCGAATTCGCCAAAGTCTATTACGCAGTCAAGGCCAACCCGGCCGTCGAAATCATCGACCTGTTGAAAGACAAGGGTTCGAGCTTCGACATCGCCTCGATCTACGAGCTGGACAAGGTCATGGATCGCGGCGTCAGCCCCGACCGTATCAGCTACGGCAACACCATCAAGAAATCCAAGGACATCCGCTACTTCTATGAGAAGGGCGTACGTCTGTTCTCCACCGACTCCGAAGCCGACCTGCGCAACATCGCCAAGGCTGCGCCGGGCTCGAAAGTCTACGTGCGTATCCTCACCGAAGGCTCGACCACGGCTGACTGGCCTTTGTCGCGCAAATTCGGCTGCCAGACCGACATGGCCATGGACCTGCTGATCCTCGCCCGCGACCTGGGCCTGGTGCCGTACGGCATCTCCTTCCACGTCGGCTCGCAGCAGCGCGACATCAGCGTGTGGGACGCGGCGATCGCCAAGGTCAAAGTGATCTTCGAGCGCCTGAAGGAAGAAGACGGCATTCATCTGAAGCTGATCAACATGGGCGGCGGCTTCCCGGCCAACTACATCACCCGCACCAACAGCCTGGAAACCTACGCCGAAGAAATCATCCGCTTCCTCAAGGAAGATTTCGGCGACGACCTGCCGGAAATCATCCTGGAGCCGGGCCGTTCGTTGATCGCCAACGCCGGCATCCTGGTCAGTGAAGTGGTATTGGTTGCGCGTAAATCCCGCACCGCCGTCGAGCGTTGGGTGTACACCGATGTGGGCAAATTCTCCGGCCTGATCGAAACCATGGACGAAGCCATCAAGTTCCCGATCTGGACTGAGAAGAAAGGCGAGATGGAAGAAGTGGTCATCGCCGGCCCAACCTGCGACAGCGCCGATATCATGTACGAAAACTACAAGTACGGCCTGCCGCTGAACCTGGCGATTGGTGATCGTTTGTACTGGTTGTCGACCGGTGCCTACACCACCAGCTACAGCGCGGTTGAGTTCAATGGCTTCCCACCATTGAAGTCCTACTACGTTTAA
- a CDS encoding osmoprotectant ABC transporter ATP-binding protein OsmV translates to MIELQNLTKTFQSNGKTVSAVNDVSLTVNEGEICVFLGPSGCGKSTTLKMINRLIKPTSGKILINGEDTTDLDEVTLRRNIGYVIQQIGLFPNMTIEENIVVVPKLLGWDKQKCHDRARELMSMIKLEPKQYLHRYPRELSGGQQQRIGVIRALAADAPLLLMDEPFGAVDPINREMIQNEFFEMQRALNKTVIMVSHDIDEAIKLGDKIAIFRAGKLLQIDHPDTLLAHPADEFVSNFVGQDSTLKRLLLVKAEDAADNAPSVSPETPVAEALELMDETDRRYVVVTCAENKALGYVRRRDLHRQTGTCGQYLREFNATAAYDEHLRILLSRMYEFNRSWLPVMDAERVFLGEVTQESIAEYLSSGKSRGGKTSIVSPAETALA, encoded by the coding sequence ATGATCGAACTTCAAAACCTGACCAAGACTTTTCAAAGCAACGGCAAAACTGTCTCCGCCGTGAACGACGTAAGCCTGACCGTCAACGAAGGCGAGATTTGCGTATTCCTCGGCCCATCGGGTTGCGGCAAGAGCACCACGCTGAAAATGATCAACCGCCTGATCAAGCCCACCTCGGGCAAGATCCTGATCAACGGCGAAGACACCACCGACCTGGATGAGGTGACCCTGCGTCGCAACATCGGTTATGTGATCCAGCAGATTGGTCTGTTCCCGAACATGACCATCGAGGAAAACATCGTGGTGGTGCCCAAGCTGCTCGGTTGGGACAAACAGAAATGCCACGACCGCGCCCGCGAGTTGATGAGCATGATCAAGCTGGAACCCAAGCAATACCTGCATCGCTACCCGCGTGAACTGTCGGGTGGCCAGCAGCAGCGGATCGGTGTGATTCGCGCGCTGGCCGCCGATGCGCCGCTGTTGCTGATGGACGAACCGTTCGGCGCAGTCGACCCGATCAACCGCGAGATGATCCAGAACGAGTTCTTCGAGATGCAGCGCGCGCTGAACAAGACCGTGATCATGGTCAGCCACGACATCGACGAAGCCATCAAGCTGGGCGACAAAATCGCCATCTTCCGCGCCGGCAAACTGCTGCAGATTGACCACCCGGACACGCTGCTGGCGCATCCGGCGGATGAATTTGTGAGCAACTTCGTCGGCCAGGACAGCACCCTCAAGCGCCTGCTGCTGGTGAAAGCCGAAGACGCCGCAGACAACGCCCCGTCGGTGAGCCCGGAAACCCCGGTGGCCGAGGCGCTGGAGCTGATGGACGAAACCGACCGTCGTTACGTGGTGGTCACCTGCGCCGAGAATAAGGCGCTGGGTTATGTACGACGCCGCGACCTGCACCGTCAGACCGGGACTTGCGGCCAGTACTTGCGCGAATTTAACGCCACGGCGGCGTACGACGAGCACTTGCGCATCCTGCTGTCGCGCATGTACGAGTTCAACCGTTCGTGGTTGCCGGTGATGGACGCTGAGCGGGTGTTCCTGGGTGAAGTGACCCAGGAGTCGATTGCCGAGTACCTGAGCTCCGGTAAGTCGCGTGGCGGCAAGACCAGCATCGTTTCGCCTGCCGAAACCGCGCTGGCCTGA
- a CDS encoding ABC transporter permease gives MEFLNAFSHLDWAQVLHLTWQHITLVGIAVILAIVVGVPLGVLMTRFPTLAGPLQASATVLLTVPSIALFGLLLPFYSKFGQGLGPMPAITAVFLYSLLPIMRNTYLALTGVEPGIREAAKGIGMTFGQRLRMVELPIAVPVILAGVRTAVVMNIGVMTIAATIGAGGLGVLILASISRSDMSMLIVGAVLVSLLAIFADLLLQWLQRSLTPKGLLK, from the coding sequence ATGGAATTTCTGAACGCCTTTTCCCATCTTGATTGGGCACAAGTCCTGCACCTGACCTGGCAGCACATCACCCTGGTCGGCATTGCAGTCATCCTGGCAATCGTCGTCGGTGTGCCCCTGGGCGTGCTGATGACGCGCTTCCCGACGCTCGCCGGCCCGCTGCAAGCCAGCGCCACGGTGCTGCTGACCGTGCCGTCCATCGCGCTGTTTGGCCTGCTGCTGCCGTTCTACTCCAAGTTCGGCCAGGGCCTGGGGCCGATGCCGGCGATTACCGCGGTGTTCCTCTACTCCCTGCTGCCGATCATGCGTAACACCTACCTCGCCCTCACCGGCGTGGAACCGGGCATTCGCGAAGCCGCCAAAGGCATCGGCATGACCTTCGGCCAGCGCCTGCGCATGGTCGAGCTGCCCATCGCCGTACCGGTGATCCTCGCCGGTGTGCGCACCGCCGTGGTGATGAACATTGGTGTGATGACCATCGCCGCCACCATCGGCGCCGGTGGCCTGGGTGTACTTATTCTGGCTTCCATCAGCCGCAGCGACATGTCGATGCTGATCGTCGGCGCCGTGCTGGTCAGTCTCCTGGCCATCTTCGCCGACCTGCTTCTGCAATGGCTGCAACGCTCGCTGACTCCAAAAGGACTGCTCAAATGA
- a CDS encoding glycine betaine ABC transporter substrate-binding protein, with amino-acid sequence MKKLTLILSCVLLFAGIAQAAEKPVIRIGARVFTEQTLLAEITSQYLRAKGYDTRVTGGLGSNLARSAQESGQLDLIWEYTGVSLVAYNHVDEKLDSEQSYARVKELDAKKGLVWLSPSKFSNTYALALPENVAKEFPQINSISDLTLALAEKTKGTRLVALDTEFANRSDGMAGMVKLYDMNLTRKNTRQMDAGLVYTALRNGQVFAGLVYTTDGRLNAFKLKLLEDDKHYFPDYTAAPVVRQVYLDAHPQLEADLKPLAALFDDATMRQLNARVDVDHESPSAVAADFLRQHPINP; translated from the coding sequence ATGAAAAAACTGACGTTGATATTGAGCTGCGTCCTGCTGTTTGCAGGCATTGCGCAAGCCGCCGAAAAACCGGTCATCCGCATCGGCGCCCGGGTGTTCACCGAACAGACCCTGCTCGCCGAAATCACTTCCCAGTACCTGCGCGCCAAGGGTTACGACACCCGTGTGACCGGCGGCCTGGGCAGCAACCTGGCGCGCAGTGCCCAGGAAAGCGGGCAACTGGACCTGATCTGGGAATACACCGGTGTGTCGCTGGTGGCCTACAACCACGTCGACGAGAAGCTCGACAGTGAACAGTCCTACGCCCGAGTTAAAGAACTCGACGCGAAAAAAGGCCTGGTCTGGCTCTCCCCGTCGAAATTCAGCAACACCTACGCGCTGGCATTGCCGGAGAACGTGGCCAAGGAATTCCCGCAGATCAACAGCATCAGCGACCTGACCCTAGCCCTGGCGGAAAAAACCAAAGGCACCCGCCTGGTGGCCCTGGACACCGAGTTCGCCAACCGTTCCGACGGCATGGCTGGCATGGTCAAGCTGTACGACATGAACCTCACGCGCAAAAACACTCGGCAGATGGACGCCGGCCTGGTCTACACCGCGCTGCGTAATGGCCAGGTGTTCGCAGGCTTGGTCTACACCACCGACGGTCGCTTGAACGCCTTCAAATTGAAGCTGCTGGAAGACGACAAGCATTATTTCCCGGACTACACCGCCGCGCCCGTGGTGCGCCAGGTTTATCTGGATGCTCACCCGCAGCTGGAAGCGGACCTCAAGCCTCTGGCCGCGCTGTTCGACGATGCAACCATGCGCCAGCTGAATGCGCGGGTCGACGTCGACCATGAAAGCCCGTCCGCCGTGGCCGCAGATTTCCTGCGCCAACATCCGATCAACCCATAA
- a CDS encoding ABC transporter permease has protein sequence MAIRYGKGLIGGAVVVALLALLVHWIGINTIELYRDDLLFYLQAHLILVLVSMLAALVVGIPAGILLSRPNMVGRAERFMQIFNIGNTVPPLAVLAIALGVLGIGSGPAIFALFLASLLPIVRNTYEGLKNVQGSLKEAATGIGMTPRQVLFRVELPNAVPIIIGGVRVALAINVGTAPLAFLIGANSLGSLIFPGIALNNQPQLLLGAACTALLALLLDGLVTMASRLWLERGLRPS, from the coding sequence GTGGCTATTCGCTATGGCAAAGGGCTGATAGGAGGAGCGGTTGTCGTCGCTCTCCTGGCCCTGCTGGTCCACTGGATCGGCATCAACACGATCGAACTGTACCGCGACGATTTGTTGTTTTACCTGCAAGCACACCTGATCCTCGTTCTAGTCTCCATGCTGGCCGCCCTTGTTGTAGGCATCCCCGCCGGTATCCTGCTCAGCCGACCGAACATGGTCGGGCGCGCAGAACGCTTCATGCAAATATTCAACATCGGCAACACCGTCCCTCCCCTGGCCGTACTGGCCATCGCCCTCGGCGTCCTCGGCATCGGCAGTGGCCCGGCCATCTTCGCGTTGTTCCTCGCCTCGTTGCTGCCCATCGTGCGCAACACCTACGAAGGCCTCAAAAACGTACAAGGCTCGCTGAAAGAAGCCGCCACCGGCATCGGCATGACGCCACGCCAGGTGCTGTTTCGCGTGGAATTGCCCAACGCCGTGCCGATCATCATCGGCGGCGTGCGCGTGGCCCTGGCGATCAACGTCGGCACCGCACCGCTGGCGTTCCTGATTGGCGCCAACAGCCTGGGCAGCCTGATTTTCCCCGGCATCGCCCTGAACAATCAGCCGCAATTGCTGCTCGGCGCCGCGTGCACCGCGTTGCTGGCATTGCTGCTCGACGGTCTGGTGACCATGGCCAGCCGCCTCTGGCTGGAACGCGGGTTGCGTCCGTCTTAA
- a CDS encoding peptide chain release factor 3 translates to MTHQAAEVAKRRTFAIISHPDAGKTTITEKLLLMGKAIAVAGTVKSRKSDRHATSDWMEMEKQRGISITTSVMQFPYRDHMVNLLDTPGHEDFSEDTYRTLTAVDSALMVLDGGKGVEPRTIALMDVCRLRDTPIVSFINKLDRDIRDPIELLDEIEAVLKIKAAPITWPIGCYRDFKGVYHLADDYIIVYTAGHGHERTDVKIIEKLDSDEARAHLGDEYDRFVDQLELVQGACHEFNQQEFLDGQLTPVFFGTALGNFGVDHVLDAVVNWAPKPLARVANERTVEPVEEKFTGFVFKIQANMDPKHRDRIAFMRICSGKYEKGMKMRHVRTGKDVRIGDALTFFSSEREQLEEAYAGDIIGLHNHGTIQIGDTFTEGEVLGFTGIPHFAPELFRRVRLRDPLKSKQLRQGLQQLAEEGATQVFFPERSNDIILGAVGVLQFDVVASRLKEEYKVECSYEPITVYSARWIDCADKKKLEEFSNKAVENLAVDGGGHLTYLAPTRVNLALMEERWPDVKFRATREHH, encoded by the coding sequence ATGACCCACCAGGCCGCCGAAGTCGCGAAACGCCGCACTTTCGCCATTATTTCCCACCCCGATGCCGGTAAAACCACCATCACCGAGAAGCTCCTGCTGATGGGCAAGGCAATCGCTGTGGCCGGCACGGTGAAATCCCGCAAATCCGACCGCCATGCCACCTCCGACTGGATGGAAATGGAAAAACAACGGGGTATTTCCATTACCACGTCGGTCATGCAGTTCCCGTATCGCGACCACATGGTCAACCTGCTCGACACCCCAGGTCACGAGGACTTCTCCGAAGATACCTACCGCACCCTGACTGCGGTGGACTCGGCCCTGATGGTCCTCGACGGCGGTAAAGGCGTTGAGCCACGCACCATCGCGTTGATGGACGTGTGCCGCCTGCGCGACACGCCCATCGTCAGCTTCATCAACAAACTCGACCGCGATATCCGCGACCCCATCGAGCTGCTGGATGAAATCGAAGCGGTCCTGAAGATCAAGGCTGCGCCGATCACTTGGCCAATCGGTTGCTACCGCGACTTCAAGGGCGTGTACCACCTGGCCGACGACTACATCATTGTCTACACCGCCGGTCACGGCCACGAGCGTACCGACGTCAAGATCATCGAGAAGCTCGATTCCGACGAAGCCCGCGCCCACCTGGGTGACGAGTACGACCGTTTCGTCGATCAGCTGGAGCTGGTGCAGGGCGCCTGCCACGAGTTCAACCAGCAGGAATTCCTCGACGGCCAGCTGACGCCGGTGTTCTTCGGTACTGCGCTGGGCAACTTCGGTGTCGACCACGTACTCGACGCCGTCGTGAACTGGGCGCCGAAGCCGCTGGCCCGCGTCGCCAACGAGCGTACGGTAGAACCGGTCGAAGAGAAATTCACCGGTTTCGTGTTCAAGATCCAGGCAAACATGGACCCTAAACACCGTGACCGTATCGCCTTCATGCGTATCTGCTCTGGCAAATATGAAAAAGGCATGAAGATGCGCCACGTGCGCACCGGCAAGGACGTGCGCATCGGCGACGCCCTGACGTTCTTCTCCTCTGAGCGTGAACAGCTTGAAGAAGCCTACGCCGGCGACATCATCGGCCTGCACAACCACGGCACCATCCAGATCGGTGACACCTTCACCGAAGGCGAAGTGCTGGGCTTTACCGGTATCCCGCACTTCGCCCCGGAACTGTTCCGCCGCGTGCGCCTGCGTGACCCGCTCAAGTCCAAGCAACTGCGCCAAGGCCTGCAGCAATTGGCGGAAGAGGGCGCCACCCAGGTGTTCTTCCCCGAGCGCAGCAACGACATCATCCTCGGCGCCGTCGGTGTGCTGCAGTTCGACGTGGTCGCCAGCCGCTTGAAAGAGGAATACAAGGTCGAATGCTCCTACGAGCCGATCACCGTGTACTCCGCGCGCTGGATCGATTGTGCCGATAAGAAGAAGCTGGAAGAGTTCTCCAACAAGGCCGTGGAAAACCTCGCGGTGGACGGCGGCGGTCACCTGACCTACCTGGCGCCGACGCGGGTGAACCTGGCATTGATGGAAGAGCGCTGGCCGGATGTGAAATTCCGCGCGACCCGTGAACATCATTAA
- a CDS encoding IS3 family transposase (programmed frameshift) encodes MNTGERRSQRDYTLTFKLSVVDQVEKGELSYKEAQERYGIQGKTTVLNWLRRHGRQDWSQGASIRSKRPRSMDEPDKPLTPEQRIKELEEKLAQANQKAQFFEAVVDVLKNDFGVSVGKKAIRQVLSQGQIQDLSISRACQFMGISRQAYYKRNRACDARARHAQEVMGFVREKRLRQPRIGTRKLHNLMRTEPEVSVKVGRDRLFDILRDRRELVPRRRAYHKTTDSHHRFRRHPNLLKDGPIQVIAKAPEQVWVADITYLPTQTGVAYLSLITDAYSRKIVGHHIHESLHTESVIQAFKKALKQRTTEQRLVHYSDRGVQYCSELYQRLHAKYGITCSMTDGYDCYQNALAERVNGILKNELLLHRPKDFAEAIRMVDESVQIYNNERPHLSLKYKTPDAVHRAF; translated from the exons ATGAATACGGGAGAAAGGCGCAGTCAGCGTGATTACACGCTGACCTTTAAATTGTCGGTCGTCGACCAGGTCGAAAAAGGCGAGTTGAGTTATAAAGAGGCTCAAGAGCGCTATGGCATTCAGGGTAAAACGACCGTACTGAATTGGTTACGCAGGCATGGTCGGCAGGACTGGAGTCAAGGCGCGTCCATTCGCTCCAAGAGACCCCGATCCATGGATGAGCCCGATAAACCGCTGACACCCGAACAGCGAATCAAAGAGCTTGAAGAAAAGCTTGCCCAAGCCAACCAGAAAGCTCAGTTTTTCGAAGCCGTCGTTGATGTTTTGAAGAACGACTTCGGTGTTTCTGTCG GTAAAAAAGCGATCCGGCAAGTCCTCTCCCAGGGGCAGATCCAAGACCTGAGCATTAGTCGGGCTTGCCAGTTCATGGGGATTTCCCGTCAGGCTTATTACAAGCGCAACCGGGCGTGTGATGCCCGGGCCCGTCATGCCCAGGAAGTGATGGGGTTCGTGAGGGAAAAGCGACTTCGGCAACCGCGCATTGGCACCCGAAAACTTCACAATCTAATGCGCACTGAGCCAGAAGTGTCCGTAAAGGTTGGTCGAGACCGTTTATTCGATATCTTGCGAGATCGGCGCGAACTGGTTCCCCGCAGACGGGCCTATCACAAAACAACAGACAGCCATCATCGCTTTCGCCGTCATCCAAACCTGCTCAAAGATGGGCCGATTCAGGTAATCGCCAAGGCGCCAGAGCAAGTATGGGTTGCGGACATCACCTACTTACCAACGCAAACGGGTGTGGCTTATCTGAGTTTGATCACCGATGCGTACTCTCGAAAAATCGTGGGGCACCATATCCATGAAAGCTTGCACACCGAATCGGTGATCCAGGCGTTCAAAAAAGCCCTCAAGCAGCGGACAACGGAACAACGCCTGGTGCATTACTCGGACAGAGGTGTCCAATACTGCTCCGAGCTTTATCAGCGGCTGCATGCCAAATACGGCATCACCTGCTCAATGACCGATGGCTACGACTGCTACCAAAATGCATTGGCTGAACGTGTGAATGGGATTTTGAAAAACGAGTTATTGCTGCATCGCCCCAAAGATTTTGCAGAGGCCATCCGGATGGTGGACGAGTCGGTGCAGATCTATAACAACGAGCGGCCTCATCTGTCGCTGAAATACAAAACGCCCGATGCGGTGCATCGGGCGTTTTAA
- a CDS encoding alpha-xenorhabdolysin family binary toxin subunit A gives MTNTTAASIPVVTKNDVESIRRYVTKGKSLPTDINSINNLLKVSTTNIPGLEPSDIRVLYEDISASAYAWNSVEVAMKKVAGALSTFAEDIKLYGDELVSTIVTMPGYIDYMGKVADISDEDISALPPVYMTDGDGQRVTSIHDFLEYLKTSIEAKQLNTQGVINIIMAFRKRLEEIKPNVGAALKLASKDELNAEITALQAKIDDVELRIDNKKQEYGWGGVWDYLTLVNVYSIIGYQVQKAKDQASELEPLRNNKRELIRQMDARNALIGPLHAVSTELNTLFDYVLSAQNTVSQLESIWRGLIEYIESSKQSINKVSQYTVLRTFVIKIQSTIKSWEKIKESASVLVVALS, from the coding sequence ATGACTAATACGACGGCTGCATCAATTCCAGTGGTAACGAAGAACGATGTAGAAAGCATTCGGCGTTACGTTACGAAGGGTAAGTCTTTACCGACAGATATTAATAGCATAAATAATTTATTGAAAGTTTCCACTACAAATATTCCAGGTCTTGAGCCAAGCGATATCAGGGTGTTATATGAAGATATTAGCGCCAGTGCCTATGCTTGGAATAGCGTTGAAGTCGCTATGAAAAAAGTGGCCGGCGCGCTGTCAACTTTTGCAGAAGATATAAAGCTCTATGGAGACGAGCTGGTGAGTACGATTGTCACCATGCCCGGATATATTGACTATATGGGCAAGGTCGCTGATATCAGTGATGAGGATATCAGTGCCCTTCCTCCGGTCTATATGACTGATGGCGACGGGCAAAGGGTTACCAGTATCCATGATTTTCTGGAATATTTGAAAACCTCAATTGAGGCTAAGCAATTAAATACCCAGGGTGTTATTAACATCATTATGGCTTTCAGAAAACGACTGGAAGAGATAAAGCCCAACGTGGGGGCGGCGCTTAAGTTAGCATCCAAAGATGAATTGAACGCTGAAATTACAGCGTTGCAAGCAAAAATCGATGATGTAGAGTTGAGAATTGATAATAAAAAACAAGAATATGGTTGGGGAGGGGTGTGGGATTATTTAACTCTTGTGAATGTGTATTCAATTATTGGATATCAGGTTCAGAAAGCAAAGGATCAAGCGTCTGAGCTGGAACCATTACGCAACAATAAGCGGGAACTTATCCGGCAGATGGATGCTAGAAACGCGCTAATTGGGCCGCTTCACGCCGTGTCCACTGAGCTCAACACGCTGTTTGATTATGTGTTGAGTGCACAGAACACGGTGTCTCAGCTTGAAAGTATCTGGCGCGGATTGATTGAGTATATCGAGTCCTCTAAGCAAAGTATCAATAAGGTCAGCCAATACACTGTGTTGCGCACCTTTGTCATAAAAATCCAATCCACGATTAAAAGTTGGGAAAAGATTAAAGAAAGTGCAAGTGTGTTGGTGGTGGCTTTGAGTTGA
- a CDS encoding alpha-xenorhabdolysin family binary toxin subunit B, producing MNTDELQVLDLGVVRKARVIIRNETLINSSNVLYESLRQELKQLNASIDEVDLVVNNALAAVPVLLDVDELREYVNGLEDMGADSDRQPARDSYLQEIGKLLDNFSVRFTKVREGVNAAIFVAETAVISGNDYMLSALQAERSVLLSQVSPEEKPLIRMKEQMAVIDQAIKVYTDNSDLDKALVLVDNATSVLDKAEVPGGMKAAAIKAGAETAKLVLKTLNEAIKFEHLIAARKSLQESIDRRAHRMTSLEQQLDANQKKSQQFIDSQNIVEPRRAYVYQVKKVADAFSNFHSAVFLKPKDVQATAKLLLADADSLKNYCQNLQPYWLRDV from the coding sequence ATGAACACAGATGAACTGCAGGTCCTCGATCTGGGTGTTGTGAGAAAGGCTCGGGTTATCATTCGCAATGAAACACTTATCAATTCCAGTAATGTTTTATACGAGTCTCTCCGGCAGGAGTTGAAACAGCTCAATGCATCAATTGATGAAGTTGACCTGGTTGTCAATAACGCCCTGGCTGCCGTCCCGGTATTACTGGATGTCGATGAACTGCGAGAATACGTCAATGGGTTGGAGGACATGGGGGCTGATTCGGATCGCCAGCCAGCACGGGATAGCTACTTGCAAGAAATAGGTAAGCTGCTTGATAATTTTTCGGTCAGATTTACTAAAGTTCGTGAAGGTGTAAATGCGGCAATTTTTGTTGCCGAAACGGCTGTTATTAGTGGCAACGATTACATGTTGAGTGCTTTGCAAGCGGAACGGAGCGTGCTATTAAGTCAAGTCTCGCCTGAGGAGAAGCCTCTCATTAGAATGAAGGAGCAGATGGCCGTTATCGACCAGGCTATCAAAGTATATACGGATAACTCAGATTTGGATAAGGCACTTGTTCTGGTAGATAATGCGACCAGCGTGCTTGATAAGGCTGAGGTGCCTGGTGGTATGAAGGCGGCGGCAATAAAGGCAGGTGCTGAAACCGCTAAGCTGGTTTTAAAAACTCTTAATGAGGCGATTAAGTTTGAGCACTTGATTGCAGCGCGAAAGTCGCTTCAGGAAAGCATTGATCGAAGAGCACATCGAATGACAAGTCTCGAGCAACAGCTTGATGCTAATCAAAAAAAATCACAGCAGTTTATTGATTCGCAAAATATTGTGGAGCCTCGGAGGGCTTATGTATATCAAGTTAAGAAGGTTGCGGATGCGTTTTCGAATTTTCACAGTGCGGTTTTTTTAAAACCTAAAGACGTGCAAGCGACTGCGAAACTACTATTGGCTGATGCTGATAGCTTAAAAAACTATTGTCAAAATCTTCAGCCCTATTGGCTTCGCGACGTTTAG
- a CDS encoding peptide ABC transporter ATP-binding protein yields the protein MAVVLTARDLTRHYEVSRGLFKGHALVRALNGVSFELEAGKTLAVVGESGCGKSTLARALTLIEEPSSGSLKIAGQEVAGADKAQRKQLRKDVQMVFQSPYASLNPRQKVGDQLGEPLLINTNLSAAERREKVQAMMKQVGLRPEHYQRYPHMFSGGQRQRIALARAMMLQPKVLVADEPTSALDVSIQAQVLNLFMDLQQEFNTAYVFISHNLAVVQHVADDVMVMYLGRPVEVGPKDDIYARPLHPYTQALLSATPTIHPDPNKPKIKIVGELPNPLNPPPGCAFHKRCPYATARCSSEEPQLRALDNRQVACHYAEQFVA from the coding sequence ATGGCCGTCGTTCTTACCGCCCGCGACCTCACCCGTCACTACGAAGTGTCCCGTGGCCTGTTCAAGGGCCACGCGCTGGTACGCGCGCTTAATGGTGTGTCGTTTGAACTGGAAGCCGGCAAAACCCTCGCCGTGGTTGGCGAATCGGGTTGCGGCAAATCCACCCTGGCCCGCGCGCTGACGCTGATTGAAGAACCGTCTTCGGGCTCCTTGAAAATCGCCGGTCAGGAAGTCGCCGGCGCCGACAAGGCCCAGCGCAAGCAATTGCGCAAAGACGTGCAGATGGTGTTCCAGAGCCCGTACGCCTCGCTGAACCCGCGCCAGAAGGTCGGTGATCAACTCGGCGAGCCGCTGCTGATCAACACCAACCTGTCCGCCGCCGAACGCCGCGAGAAAGTGCAGGCAATGATGAAGCAAGTGGGCCTGCGCCCTGAGCATTATCAGCGCTACCCGCACATGTTTTCCGGTGGCCAGCGCCAGCGTATTGCACTGGCCCGCGCGATGATGCTGCAACCCAAAGTGCTGGTGGCGGACGAACCGACCTCCGCACTCGACGTGTCGATCCAGGCTCAGGTGCTCAACCTGTTCATGGACCTGCAGCAGGAATTCAACACGGCCTACGTGTTCATTTCCCACAACCTGGCGGTGGTGCAACACGTCGCCGATGACGTGATGGTGATGTACCTCGGTCGCCCGGTGGAAGTCGGCCCCAAGGACGACATCTACGCCCGCCCGCTGCACCCCTACACCCAGGCGCTGCTGTCGGCCACCCCGACCATTCACCCGGACCCGAACAAGCCGAAGATCAAGATCGTCGGCGAGCTGCCCAACCCGCTGAACCCGCCGCCTGGCTGCGCTTTCCACAAGCGCTGCCCCTACGCGACCGCGCGGTGCAGCAGCGAAGAGCCGCAGTTGCGTGCGTTGGATAACCGTCAGGTGGCTTGCCACTACGCGGAGCAGTTTGTGGCTTGA